One Erythrobacter aureus DNA segment encodes these proteins:
- a CDS encoding acyl-CoA synthetase, producing MHPVTHAQTRPDHPAIIMAGSGETVTFGEMDDYANRFAQLLRARGVERGDHFAVLMENNAHYLQVVWGSQRAGTMLVPISTRLTAPEICYILKDAGAKFLLTTTTFAQVIEDIRGECADLPLLIVGGEGEEDFEAALAAQPAEPIPDQAPGQYMLYSSGTTGRPKGVKPAPPEDDDILATNPLVALAIMGAGMPADGSMVYLSPAPLYHAAPLGWGTTAQRLGGTVVVMEKFDPEHALETIQTYKVTDSQWVPTHFVRMLKLDPAVRTRYDLSSHQRALHAAAPCPVPIKREMIEWWGPIINEYYAGSEGIGMTLIKAEDWLTHPGSVGKAIHGTLHVCGPDGEELPPGQDGLLFFENANIPTYHNDPDKTREAMHPKGWMTLGDIGHVDEDGYLYLTDRKSHMIISGGVNIYPQEIENLLVTHDKVMDAAVIGAPCPDFGEKVVAVVQPVEMAEAGDALEAELRDFLAPSLAKIKMPKLFDFRAQLPREANGKLYKRELRDEYLRKAEEETEQA from the coding sequence ATGCACCCCGTCACCCATGCGCAGACGCGCCCCGACCACCCCGCGATCATCATGGCCGGCAGCGGCGAGACCGTGACCTTCGGCGAAATGGACGATTATGCCAACCGTTTCGCGCAGCTCCTGCGCGCGCGCGGGGTGGAGCGCGGAGACCATTTCGCGGTGCTGATGGAAAACAATGCGCATTACCTGCAAGTGGTTTGGGGATCGCAGCGCGCGGGCACGATGCTGGTGCCGATCTCGACTCGGCTGACGGCTCCCGAAATATGCTACATCCTCAAGGATGCGGGCGCGAAATTCCTGCTGACGACGACCACATTCGCCCAGGTGATCGAGGATATTCGGGGCGAATGCGCCGACCTGCCCCTGCTGATCGTGGGCGGCGAGGGCGAGGAGGATTTCGAAGCTGCCCTGGCCGCGCAGCCTGCCGAACCGATTCCGGACCAGGCACCGGGTCAGTACATGCTCTATTCCTCGGGCACGACGGGCCGGCCCAAGGGGGTGAAGCCCGCCCCGCCCGAAGACGACGATATCCTCGCCACCAATCCGCTGGTCGCGCTGGCGATCATGGGGGCGGGCATGCCTGCCGACGGGAGCATGGTCTATCTCTCGCCCGCGCCGCTCTATCACGCGGCCCCGCTCGGCTGGGGCACCACCGCGCAGCGGCTCGGCGGAACGGTCGTGGTAATGGAAAAGTTCGATCCCGAACACGCGCTGGAGACGATCCAGACCTACAAGGTCACCGACAGCCAGTGGGTGCCGACCCATTTCGTCCGCATGCTCAAGCTCGATCCGGCAGTTCGTACCCGATACGACCTGTCGAGCCACCAGCGCGCGCTGCACGCGGCCGCGCCGTGCCCGGTGCCGATCAAGCGCGAGATGATCGAATGGTGGGGGCCGATCATCAACGAATACTATGCCGGGTCCGAAGGCATCGGCATGACGCTGATCAAGGCCGAGGACTGGCTCACCCATCCCGGCAGCGTGGGCAAGGCGATCCATGGCACGCTGCACGTCTGCGGGCCGGATGGCGAGGAGCTGCCGCCGGGGCAGGACGGGCTGCTATTCTTCGAGAACGCCAATATTCCGACCTATCACAACGATCCCGACAAGACCCGCGAGGCGATGCATCCCAAGGGCTGGATGACGCTGGGCGATATCGGCCATGTGGACGAGGACGGCTATCTCTACCTCACCGACCGCAAGAGCCACATGATCATTTCCGGCGGGGTAAACATCTATCCGCAGGAAATCGAGAACCTGCTGGTGACGCATGACAAGGTCATGGATGCCGCGGTGATCGGCGCGCCCTGTCCCGATTTCGGCGAGAAAGTCGTCGCCGTGGTCCAGCCGGTGGAGATGGCCGAGGCAGGCGATGCGCTGGAAGCGGAGCTGCGCGATTTCCTCGCCCCCAGCCTCGCCAAGATCAAGATGCCCAAGCTGTTCGACTTCCGCGCGCAATTGCCGCGCGAGGCGAATGGCAAGCTCTACAAACGCGAACTGCGCGACGAATATCTGCGCAAGGCCGAGGAAGAGACGGAGCAAGCCTGA
- the murA gene encoding UDP-N-acetylglucosamine 1-carboxyvinyltransferase encodes MDKLIIRGGNRLSGTIPISGAKNAALTLIPCALLTEEAVTLRNLPRLADIDGFQHLMTQFGVSHTIPGKRPDEFGRNVTLEAMRITSSVAPYDLVRKMRASILVLGPLLARTGEATVSLPGGCAIGNRPIDLHLKALEAFGAHIELAQGYVKASAPDGGLPGGEFDFPVVSVGATENAVMAAALCNGTSILRNAAREPEIVDLCNLLTAMGAEIEGIGTSELTIHGVDTLHGATYRVMPDRIEAGSYACAAAITGGEVRLEGAEAGDMGSTIHALRNIGVEIDSDKKGITVAAKGPLKAHNLTTAPFPGLATDMQAQLMSLLTRAEGTSVLKETIFENRFMHVPELARMGADIETEGRTAIVRGPVQLTGAEVMATDLRASMSLVIAGLAARGETTVRRLYHLDRGYERLEEKLQLVGADIERVGDD; translated from the coding sequence ATGGACAAACTCATCATTCGCGGCGGCAATCGCCTGTCGGGCACCATCCCCATATCGGGCGCGAAAAATGCCGCGCTCACGCTCATCCCCTGCGCTCTGCTGACCGAGGAGGCGGTGACTCTGCGCAATCTGCCGCGCCTTGCCGATATCGACGGGTTCCAGCATCTGATGACGCAGTTCGGGGTGAGCCATACCATTCCCGGCAAGCGGCCCGACGAATTCGGCCGGAACGTCACGCTCGAAGCGATGCGGATCACCAGCTCGGTCGCGCCTTACGATCTGGTGCGCAAGATGCGCGCCTCGATCCTCGTGCTCGGCCCGCTGCTGGCGCGGACGGGCGAGGCGACCGTTTCGTTGCCCGGCGGCTGCGCCATCGGCAACCGCCCGATCGATCTGCATCTCAAGGCACTCGAAGCCTTCGGGGCGCATATCGAACTGGCGCAAGGCTATGTAAAAGCCAGCGCGCCCGATGGCGGCCTGCCCGGCGGCGAGTTCGACTTTCCCGTGGTTTCGGTCGGCGCGACGGAGAACGCCGTCATGGCCGCCGCGCTCTGCAACGGCACCAGCATCTTGCGCAACGCCGCGCGCGAGCCGGAGATCGTCGATCTGTGCAATCTGCTGACCGCGATGGGCGCGGAGATCGAGGGCATCGGCACTTCGGAACTGACCATCCACGGCGTCGACACGCTACACGGAGCGACCTATCGTGTGATGCCCGACCGGATCGAGGCCGGGTCCTATGCCTGTGCGGCTGCCATCACCGGCGGCGAGGTGCGGCTCGAAGGGGCCGAGGCAGGCGACATGGGCTCCACCATCCACGCGCTGCGCAACATCGGCGTGGAAATCGACAGCGACAAGAAGGGCATCACCGTTGCGGCCAAGGGTCCTCTCAAGGCGCACAATCTCACCACCGCGCCTTTCCCCGGCCTCGCCACCGATATGCAGGCGCAGTTGATGAGCCTGCTGACCCGCGCCGAAGGCACCAGCGTGCTCAAGGAAACGATCTTCGAAAACCGTTTCATGCATGTGCCCGAGCTGGCGCGAATGGGAGCCGACATCGAAACCGAAGGCCGCACCGCGATCGTGCGCGGCCCCGTCCAGTTGACCGGGGCCGAGGTCATGGCGACCGATCTGCGTGCTTCGATGAGCCTGGTGATCGCCGGATTGGCGGCCCGCGGCGAGACAACCGTGCGCCGTCTCTACCATCTGGATCGCGGCTATGAGCGGCTCGAGGAGAAGCTGCAACTGGTCGGCGCCGATATCGAACGGGTCGGGGACGATTGA
- a CDS encoding ferritin-like domain-containing protein: MKSARRSVATAIRDVLLTGEATAKVFAARQVARDWRLGRLDFVFDVAMPDRPAWPTALELLPPGRMPRRGKMGSRRNRIALWHALAHIEFVAIDLALDMAGRFGESMGETFVSDFLAVAADEAMHFALIARKLDSLGSNYGALPAHDGLWGAARDTAHDVAARLAIVPMVLEARGLDVTPATLERVRAQGDENGAKILQRILDDEIRHVAAGSQHFHAVCATRGENPRESWQKLVQIHFSGELKGPFNDSARLAGGLPRDFYAAIA, from the coding sequence ATGAAGTCCGCGCGTCGCTCAGTCGCGACCGCGATCCGCGATGTGCTGCTCACCGGCGAGGCGACCGCCAAGGTGTTCGCGGCGCGGCAGGTGGCGCGCGACTGGCGGCTTGGGCGGCTCGATTTCGTGTTCGATGTCGCCATGCCCGATCGCCCTGCGTGGCCGACCGCGCTCGAGCTCCTGCCTCCGGGCCGCATGCCCAGGCGTGGAAAGATGGGGTCGCGGCGCAACCGCATCGCGCTCTGGCACGCGCTGGCGCATATCGAATTCGTCGCCATCGACCTTGCGCTCGATATGGCGGGCCGCTTCGGCGAATCGATGGGCGAGACCTTCGTGTCGGACTTCCTCGCAGTGGCGGCCGACGAAGCGATGCATTTCGCGCTGATCGCCCGCAAACTCGATTCGCTCGGCAGCAACTATGGAGCGTTGCCTGCGCACGACGGACTGTGGGGCGCTGCGCGGGACACTGCGCACGACGTTGCTGCGCGGCTCGCAATCGTTCCCATGGTTCTCGAGGCGCGCGGTCTCGACGTCACGCCTGCGACACTAGAGAGGGTAAGGGCGCAAGGCGATGAAAACGGGGCGAAAATTCTCCAGCGAATCCTTGACGATGAAATTCGCCACGTCGCTGCGGGCTCCCAGCATTTTCACGCTGTTTGCGCGACGCGCGGCGAAAACCCACGGGAATCGTGGCAGAAATTGGTCCAAATCCACTTTTCCGGAGAGCTGAAAGGGCCGTTCAACGACTCAGCGCGTTTGGCAGGCGGCCTGCCGCGCGACTTCTACGCGGCTATTGCCTGA
- a CDS encoding M23 family metallopeptidase produces MNNKRITLVLASVAAAFGIAAAPAHAQETNTAAVGAIDMSKVAAPGRGGDDAQFQQLFAQWDKLDRSTPVAASVSVPSRMPLDNTVLTSDYGMRTHPVLGGRRNHNGVDLAAPTGTPIYATADGYVSKAEWFSSYGKYVSIEHGANLQTRFAHMSGIAVEAGTRVKKGDIIGYVGSTGRSTGPHLHYEVRIDGKAVNPVPYMVESEAQRAFALATGTGGQGDGDEN; encoded by the coding sequence ATGAATAACAAGCGCATTACGCTTGTCCTCGCATCGGTCGCAGCAGCTTTCGGCATCGCCGCGGCACCGGCCCATGCGCAGGAAACCAACACCGCCGCCGTCGGCGCTATCGACATGAGCAAGGTTGCGGCGCCCGGACGGGGCGGCGACGATGCGCAGTTCCAGCAGCTCTTCGCGCAGTGGGACAAGCTCGATCGCTCGACGCCTGTCGCTGCAAGCGTTTCGGTGCCCTCGCGCATGCCGCTCGACAACACCGTCCTGACGAGCGACTACGGCATGCGCACGCACCCTGTTCTCGGCGGTCGCCGCAATCATAACGGTGTCGATCTGGCCGCGCCGACCGGCACACCGATCTACGCCACCGCCGACGGTTATGTCAGCAAGGCGGAGTGGTTCTCGAGCTACGGCAAATATGTCTCGATCGAACACGGTGCCAACCTCCAGACCCGGTTTGCGCATATGTCGGGCATCGCGGTCGAAGCCGGGACGCGCGTCAAGAAGGGCGATATCATCGGCTATGTCGGGTCGACCGGCCGTTCGACCGGCCCGCACCTGCATTACGAAGTCCGCATCGATGGCAAGGCGGTGAACCCGGTTCCCTATATGGTCGAATCGGAAGCGCAGCGCGCCTTCGCGCTCGCGACCGGCACTGGCGGCCAGGGCGACGGCGACGAAAACTGA
- a CDS encoding site-specific DNA-methyltransferase, with amino-acid sequence MTNTLYFGDNLHVLRDHIASESVDLVYLDPPFNSNANYNILFKSPEGAQSESQIEAFEDTWHWNDSAEDAFDEVMRSGNTDAFTLLRAMRDFLGENDMMAYLAMMAVRLIELHRVLKPTGSLYLHCDPTASHYLKLLLDGVFGATNYRNEIVWKRKAGRGETNNAAIRFGVSHDIVLFYAKSPASAFVRQYRPNSQDYINSKFTHVDESGRRYRLDNLTSPSFRPNLVYEYKGYQPPEKGWAVSLERMKEMDAEGRVHFPDSKEKRLQRKRFLDELEGETVDTLWDDISPINSQAQERLGYPTQKPLALLERIIAASSNEGDVVLDPFCGCGTAVHAAQKLGRQWIGIDVTHLAVGLIEKRMKEAFPALDFEVKGRPQSLASAQDLAKRDKHQFELWALSVVDADPWKGGRKGPDGGIDGIIWFKPDGKKTEKAIVEVKGGATGVKDVGRLAQVMEREGAKIGVLITNQLPTRAMERDAAAVGVWENEYTGRKHPRLQIITLAELFQNKRPDIPWVDTSVAKKARREETSKQAKLL; translated from the coding sequence GTGACCAATACGCTCTATTTCGGCGACAATCTGCACGTCCTGCGCGATCATATCGCCAGCGAGAGCGTCGATCTCGTCTATCTCGACCCGCCGTTCAACTCGAACGCCAATTACAATATTCTGTTCAAGTCGCCCGAAGGCGCGCAGTCCGAAAGCCAGATCGAGGCGTTCGAGGATACCTGGCACTGGAACGACAGCGCGGAGGACGCCTTCGACGAGGTCATGCGCAGCGGCAATACCGACGCCTTCACGCTGTTGCGGGCCATGCGCGATTTCCTCGGCGAAAACGACATGATGGCCTATCTCGCCATGATGGCGGTGCGGTTGATCGAACTGCACCGGGTGTTGAAGCCGACGGGGTCGCTCTACCTGCACTGTGATCCGACCGCGAGCCATTACCTCAAGCTGCTGCTCGATGGGGTGTTTGGGGCGACGAACTATCGGAACGAGATTGTATGGAAGCGAAAGGCCGGGAGGGGTGAAACGAACAACGCAGCGATCAGGTTCGGTGTGAGCCATGACATCGTTCTGTTCTATGCGAAATCACCAGCCTCCGCTTTTGTCCGTCAATACCGACCGAACAGTCAGGATTACATCAACTCCAAGTTTACCCACGTTGACGAAAGCGGGCGACGGTATCGTTTGGATAACCTGACTAGCCCGTCATTCCGACCCAATCTTGTCTACGAGTACAAAGGATATCAACCGCCTGAGAAAGGTTGGGCCGTGTCGCTCGAGCGTATGAAGGAGATGGATGCCGAGGGTCGGGTGCACTTTCCTGATAGCAAAGAGAAACGACTTCAGCGGAAGCGCTTTCTTGATGAACTTGAAGGTGAAACGGTCGACACGCTTTGGGACGACATTTCGCCCATTAACTCCCAAGCCCAAGAACGCCTCGGCTACCCCACGCAGAAACCGCTCGCGCTGCTCGAACGCATTATCGCCGCCTCCTCCAACGAAGGCGATGTCGTGCTCGACCCGTTCTGCGGCTGCGGCACGGCGGTGCATGCGGCGCAGAAGCTGGGGCGGCAGTGGATCGGGATCGATGTCACCCATCTCGCCGTGGGCCTGATCGAAAAGCGCATGAAGGAAGCCTTCCCCGCGCTCGATTTCGAAGTGAAGGGCCGTCCGCAATCGCTTGCCAGCGCGCAGGATCTCGCCAAGCGCGACAAGCACCAGTTCGAGCTGTGGGCGCTCAGCGTCGTCGATGCCGATCCGTGGAAGGGCGGGCGCAAGGGGCCGGATGGCGGGATCGATGGCATCATCTGGTTCAAGCCCGATGGCAAGAAGACCGAGAAAGCGATCGTCGAGGTCAAGGGCGGTGCCACCGGCGTGAAGGACGTGGGCCGTCTCGCCCAGGTGATGGAGCGCGAAGGGGCGAAGATCGGGGTGCTGATTACAAATCAACTTCCCACCCGAGCGATGGAACGCGATGCGGCGGCGGTCGGTGTCTGGGAGAACGAATATACCGGGCGCAAGCATCCGCGTCTGCAGATCATCACGCTGGCCGAACTGTTCCAGAACAAGCGACCGGATATTCCGTGGGTGGATACCAGCGTGGCGAAAAAGGCCAGGCGCGAAGAAACCAGCAAGCAGGCGAAACTGCTCTAA
- the galU gene encoding UTP--glucose-1-phosphate uridylyltransferase GalU, with product MTAHKPIRKAVFPVAGLGTRFLPATKAIPKELLPIVDRPLIQYAVDEAREAGIEQIIFVTGRGKTAIVEHFDVAYELEHTMSERGKDLSVLEPTRATPGDVITVRQQVPLGLGHAIWCARAIVGDEPFAILLPDELMVAEKGGGTGCMKQMVEAYEEVGGNLISVLEVPQEAVSSYGVIAPGEVKSDTLTEVTGLVEKPPVAQAPSNKIISGRYILQPEVMRVLEDQEKGAGGEIQLTDAMARMIGNQAFHAVTFAGRRFDCGSKTGFVEATLALALEREDMGAEVRAMAERLLRG from the coding sequence ATGACTGCACATAAACCCATAAGGAAAGCGGTGTTTCCCGTTGCCGGGCTGGGCACGCGTTTTCTTCCCGCGACCAAGGCTATTCCCAAGGAGCTGTTGCCGATCGTGGACCGTCCGCTGATACAGTATGCGGTGGACGAGGCGCGCGAGGCGGGCATCGAGCAGATCATCTTCGTCACCGGACGCGGCAAGACCGCGATCGTCGAACATTTCGACGTCGCTTACGAACTCGAACATACGATGAGCGAGCGGGGCAAGGATCTGAGCGTGCTCGAACCCACGCGGGCAACGCCGGGGGACGTCATCACCGTGCGCCAGCAGGTGCCGCTGGGCCTGGGCCACGCGATCTGGTGCGCGCGGGCGATCGTGGGCGACGAGCCCTTCGCCATCCTGCTGCCCGACGAGCTGATGGTTGCGGAAAAAGGGGGCGGCACCGGCTGCATGAAGCAGATGGTCGAGGCCTATGAGGAAGTGGGCGGCAACCTCATCTCCGTTCTCGAAGTGCCGCAGGAGGCGGTGTCGAGCTATGGCGTGATCGCCCCGGGCGAGGTGAAGAGCGACACGCTGACCGAGGTGACCGGGCTGGTCGAAAAGCCGCCCGTGGCCCAGGCCCCGTCGAACAAGATCATCTCGGGCCGTTATATCCTCCAGCCCGAAGTCATGCGCGTGCTGGAAGATCAGGAAAAGGGCGCGGGCGGCGAAATCCAGCTAACCGACGCCATGGCTCGCATGATCGGCAACCAGGCCTTCCATGCCGTTACCTTCGCCGGCCGCCGCTTCGACTGCGGCAGCAAGACCGGCTTCGTCGAAGCCACGCTGGCCCTGGCGCTGGAGCGCGAGGACATGGGCGCCGAAGTGCGCGCGATGGCGGAGCGGTTGCTGAGGGGTTAG
- a CDS encoding bifunctional [glutamine synthetase] adenylyltransferase/[glutamine synthetase]-adenylyl-L-tyrosine phosphorylase: MSADWTSALARARENAPFLARALDRRPDLAELLAAGEGEQALLAAKQVEAADIPTALRRERLGLALVLAVGDLAGAFDLYKVMRELSFFADRALHDAIGAAILRRVPDAEPAGMIGLALGKHGAGELNYSSDIDPILLYEPETLARRERDEPGEAAQRYAREIVRLLSEVTAEGYVFRVDLRLRPASEVSPLAIPLDAAITHYESSALAWERAAFIRARACAGDIAAGEAFLDHIRPFVWRRSLDFGAIDEIRRLTHRIRDKQSGPPVPQPGYNLKLGRGGIREIEFFAQTHQLIHGGRDPALRVRGTRQTLDALAATGRISQDDARALGESYDGLRTIEHRLQMIGDQQTHSLPSGEALDTAARLHGLADGAALVEYVRDLARPVAERFDALLDEDRISVPASAPHVVAGEEHAPQVPADIAERVAGWTDGKYQALRSSAALGAFEAIRPDLLSSIATSPDPDAALVRWESLISRLPSAINLFRLLEARPGLFALIADCLTLAPPLAEELSRRADLLDALIDRTALDLPGSVDELAARMGRRERGDDYEMRLDRLRVVTGEMRFALGVQLIEAAHDPLAIAAGLSRTAEAALRVALDAAEEEFASKHGRIAGSELAILGLGRLGGGVLTHASDLDIIYLFTGTHERESDGPRPLGATLYFNRLAQRVTAALSVPTAQGALYEVDTRLRPQGNQGPLAVSVESFARYQREDAWTWEHMALTRARVLAASETAREDIDQVVASILSRERDPERLRADLIKMRREMADHKPAKGPLDAKLLRGGLVDIEFLVHFLQLRDRQAVTPDLGLAIDTLVKAGRFSGTIAGAHDLMTRLLVGTRLLAPDLDRPDPAAASLLARQSGCEDYACLIERLGAARAEVAAAWQDIYGETLELDE; encoded by the coding sequence ATGTCAGCCGACTGGACCTCAGCGCTCGCCCGCGCCCGCGAAAACGCCCCCTTTCTCGCGCGTGCGCTGGATCGACGGCCGGATCTGGCGGAGTTGCTGGCCGCTGGCGAGGGGGAACAAGCCTTGCTTGCCGCCAAGCAGGTAGAGGCCGCCGATATTCCGACGGCCCTGCGCCGCGAAAGGCTCGGCCTGGCGCTGGTGCTGGCGGTGGGCGATCTGGCGGGCGCTTTCGATCTGTACAAGGTCATGCGCGAACTATCGTTCTTTGCCGACCGTGCGCTGCATGATGCCATCGGGGCGGCTATTCTTCGGCGCGTGCCGGATGCGGAGCCTGCCGGCATGATCGGCCTGGCCCTGGGCAAGCATGGCGCGGGCGAACTGAACTATTCGTCGGACATCGATCCGATCCTGCTTTACGAGCCGGAAACGCTTGCACGGCGCGAACGCGACGAACCGGGCGAGGCGGCGCAGCGCTATGCGCGGGAGATCGTGCGATTGTTGTCGGAAGTGACGGCCGAAGGCTATGTCTTTCGCGTCGATCTGCGGCTGCGGCCCGCATCGGAAGTCTCTCCGCTGGCGATCCCGCTCGATGCGGCGATCACACATTACGAAAGTTCGGCGCTGGCATGGGAACGCGCGGCTTTCATTCGCGCGCGCGCCTGCGCGGGAGACATAGCGGCGGGCGAGGCCTTTCTCGATCATATCCGCCCCTTCGTCTGGCGGCGCAGCCTGGATTTCGGCGCCATCGACGAAATCCGGCGATTGACCCACCGCATCCGCGACAAACAAAGTGGCCCGCCCGTGCCCCAGCCCGGTTACAACCTCAAGCTGGGCCGGGGCGGTATTCGCGAAATCGAATTCTTCGCCCAGACACATCAATTGATTCATGGCGGGCGCGATCCGGCGTTGCGGGTGCGGGGTACGCGTCAGACTCTCGATGCACTGGCGGCAACGGGGCGTATTTCGCAAGACGATGCGCGGGCGCTTGGCGAAAGCTATGACGGGCTGCGGACCATTGAACACCGGTTGCAGATGATCGGCGACCAGCAGACCCATTCGCTGCCCTCGGGTGAAGCACTGGACACTGCCGCGCGGCTTCACGGGCTTGCCGATGGCGCGGCTCTGGTCGAATATGTGCGGGACCTTGCCCGCCCGGTGGCCGAGCGCTTCGATGCGCTGCTTGATGAGGACAGGATATCGGTGCCCGCGAGCGCACCGCATGTCGTGGCCGGAGAGGAGCATGCGCCGCAAGTGCCCGCGGATATCGCCGAGCGGGTGGCGGGCTGGACCGATGGAAAATACCAGGCACTGCGCAGCAGTGCAGCGCTCGGGGCTTTCGAGGCGATCAGGCCCGATCTGCTCTCGTCGATCGCTACTTCCCCCGATCCCGATGCTGCCCTTGTGCGCTGGGAAAGCCTGATCTCGCGCCTGCCCAGCGCCATCAACCTTTTTCGCCTGCTCGAGGCGCGGCCTGGCCTGTTCGCCCTGATCGCCGATTGTCTGACACTCGCCCCGCCGCTGGCCGAGGAACTGTCGCGGCGGGCCGATCTGCTCGATGCGCTGATCGATCGTACCGCGCTCGACCTTCCGGGAAGTGTCGACGAGCTGGCGGCGCGCATGGGCCGACGCGAGCGCGGCGACGATTACGAGATGCGGCTCGACCGGCTGCGGGTGGTGACCGGCGAAATGCGGTTTGCGCTTGGCGTCCAGCTTATCGAGGCGGCTCACGATCCGCTGGCGATCGCAGCGGGCCTTTCGCGCACGGCCGAGGCCGCGCTGCGGGTCGCGCTCGATGCGGCCGAGGAGGAATTCGCATCCAAGCACGGGCGGATCGCGGGCAGCGAACTGGCGATCCTGGGCCTCGGGCGGCTGGGGGGCGGCGTGCTCACCCACGCCTCCGATCTCGACATCATCTATCTATTCACCGGCACGCATGAGAGGGAATCCGACGGACCGCGCCCTTTGGGCGCCACCCTCTACTTCAACCGGCTCGCCCAGCGGGTCACGGCGGCGCTGAGCGTGCCGACTGCTCAGGGAGCGCTTTACGAGGTCGACACCCGATTGCGGCCGCAGGGCAATCAGGGACCGCTGGCGGTCAGCGTCGAGAGTTTCGCCCGTTACCAGCGCGAAGATGCCTGGACCTGGGAGCATATGGCGCTCACTCGGGCGCGCGTGCTCGCCGCCAGCGAAACGGCGCGCGAGGATATCGATCAGGTCGTGGCGTCGATCCTGTCGCGCGAACGCGATCCGGAAAGGCTCCGTGCCGACCTGATAAAGATGCGTCGCGAAATGGCCGATCACAAACCGGCCAAAGGTCCGCTCGACGCCAAATTGTTGCGCGGGGGATTGGTCGATATCGAGTTTCTCGTACATTTCCTTCAACTGCGCGATCGCCAGGCCGTAACACCCGATCTCGGTCTGGCGATCGACACCCTCGTCAAGGCAGGCCGCTTTTCCGGTACGATCGCCGGGGCGCACGACTTGATGACGCGGCTGCTGGTCGGTACCCGGCTGCTGGCCCCCGATCTCGATCGCCCCGATCCGGCGGCAGCATCGCTGCTGGCGCGGCAAAGCGGGTGCGAGGATTATGCGTGCCTGATCGAACGGTTGGGTGCCGCCCGCGCTGAAGTTGCGGCGGCCTGGCAGGATATCTACGGCGAAACCCTGGAGTTGGACGAATGA
- a CDS encoding ribbon-helix-helix domain-containing protein produces the protein MEMPPYHPPKKYSVRIDGHRTSISLEPVFWEKLCAAAAARGQSINALVAQIDAERIRSETPPGLAGAIRIWLVTHEKSGWITPAAPCPI, from the coding sequence ATGGAAATGCCTCCCTATCATCCGCCGAAAAAATACTCCGTCCGCATAGACGGGCACCGCACCTCGATCAGCTTGGAGCCCGTGTTCTGGGAGAAGCTGTGCGCGGCCGCTGCCGCCAGGGGGCAGTCGATCAACGCTCTGGTCGCGCAGATCGATGCCGAACGCATCCGTTCGGAAACCCCGCCGGGCCTGGCCGGGGCGATCCGCATCTGGCTGGTCACACACGAAAAAAGCGGCTGGATCACTCCAGCCGCCCCGTGTCCGATCTGA
- a CDS encoding peroxiredoxin, giving the protein MTKSYGEGDAFPDFSMETPDGGTVTKADLAGKKAVIFFYPKDNTPGCTTEAKDFTALKPEFDKAGVALLGVSKDSARKHQNFIAKHDLTVDLATDAEEGGLSDELGVWAEKKMYGKTFMGMVRTTYLLGEDGTILRTWPKVKVKGHAEEVLEAARSA; this is encoded by the coding sequence ATGACCAAGAGCTATGGCGAAGGCGATGCCTTCCCCGATTTTTCGATGGAAACCCCTGATGGCGGCACGGTGACCAAGGCCGATCTTGCGGGAAAGAAGGCGGTGATCTTCTTCTATCCCAAGGACAACACGCCCGGCTGCACGACCGAAGCGAAGGATTTCACCGCGCTCAAGCCCGAATTCGACAAGGCGGGCGTCGCTCTCCTCGGCGTCAGCAAGGACTCGGCCAGGAAGCATCAGAACTTCATCGCCAAGCACGATCTCACGGTCGATCTCGCCACCGATGCGGAGGAAGGCGGGCTGTCGGACGAACTTGGCGTCTGGGCCGAGAAGAAGATGTACGGAAAGACCTTCATGGGCATGGTCCGCACGACCTATCTCCTCGGCGAAGACGGTACGATCCTGCGGACCTGGCCCAAGGTGAAGGTTAAGGGCCACGCCGAAGAAGTGCTCGAAGCCGCCCGTTCGGCATGA